The Streptomyces sp. NBC_00286 nucleotide sequence GCGCTCGAGCCGTACTACGACTCGTACGCGGCCTGTATCGCGATGGCGGGCGGCACCCGTGTCCCCGTGACGCTGCGCCCGCACGAGGGCTCGTTCCGGCTGGACCTGGACGAGCTGCGCGACGCGGTCACCGACCGCACCCGCCTCCTGCTGATCAACACCCCGCACAACCCCACCGGCACGGTCCTCACCCGCGAGGAACTCACCGCGATCGCGGCACTCGCCGTGGAACGCGACCTCCTCGTCGTCACCGACGAGGTCTACGAACACCTGGTCTTCGACGAGGCCGAACACATCCCCCTCGCGACCCTTCCCGGAATGCGCGACCGCACGGTCACCATCGGGTCGGCCGGAAAGAGCTTCTCCTTCACCGGGTGGAAGGTCGGCTGGGTGACGGCGTCCCGGGAACTCGTCTCGGCCGTCCGCTCGGCCAAGCAGTTCCTGACGTACGTCGCTTCCGGGCCCTTCCAGTACGCCGTGGCCGAGGCTCTACGCCTGCCCGGAACGTACTTCGAGGAGTTCCGTGCGGACATGCGCGCCAAGCGGGACCTGCTCGCGGGCGGCCTGGAGCAGGCGGGCTTCAAGGTCTTCCGACCGGCCGGAACGTACTTCATCACCACCGACATCCGGCCCCTCGGCGAGAGCGACGGCTTCGCCTTCTGCCGCGCGCTGCCGGAGCGCTGCGGGGTGGTGGCGATCCCCAACGCCGTCTTCTACGACCACCGCGAGCAGGGCGCGCCCTTCGTACGGTTCGCCTTCTGCAAGCGGACGACAGTGCTGGAAGAGGCGGCCGCCCGGCTCAAGACGCTGACCGCATAACAGCCGGCGGCAGGCGTACCCGCACCGGGTGCCGACCACACGGGCCGGTGCTCATGACCCGACGGAGGTTTCCCCGCCGGTCCTCCTGCTCGGCCACCGGGCCGACCGACCCCGCGCAACCCGCGCCGCCGCGAGCGCCCGACCGCGGTAGCCGCGCAACTGGCTCCGGGACAGCCTGGCCCGCTGCCCGCCGCCCGCGATCAGGGCGTTGACCGACACCATCGGGTCGCCTCCGACCGTCCGCGCCACCAAGGCCCCGACCACCAGCGGGACCAGCACCACCGAGAGGGCCGAACCGGTGGCGGTGACCGTGGCGGTGGCTTTCCGGAGGGGGCGTGTGCGTGTGCTGTCCGTGGTCATGCCGACAGTGCACCAGCCGCCCCGGATCCGGGGATACCGGGCAACGTACTCAGTCGCTGCAGCCGGGATACTCAGGTCACGGGGCGCGCAGGGCGAGCGTGAGTTCGCCGATGACGCGGCCGTCGAGCACGCGTGTAGTCGATGGCTGAAGGCGGCTACGGAGCGGCTGCTCAAGCTACGGCAGTAGTCCGGCGGGGCGCGACCAGCGCCCGAAGGGGCGCGGGGCTGTATCAATTTGCGGCTCGGCCGCGTGGGCGCGACCAGCCCCAGCGGAGTGGTTGCTGCTGTGAGAGCCCTGCCACGACGGCGAGAGCCCGGCCCGGGTCCGCGACCTACTCTGGTCGCGCCCCCTGACCGGGCTCTCGTACGCGTACGGGGCGAGGCCCCTGGAAACCTGCGGACGCTACTCCGCGTCGTCGTCGGGCTTCTCGGCGTCGTTGACCTCCTGCTCGAGGCCGAGCTGCTCGACGAGCCACTTGTCGAACTCGATGGCGGCCCGCACCCAGCTGACCGTCGAGGACACGAAGTGCTCCAGGCTGACACCGGTACCGATCAGCATCTGCGCCTCGCCGATGAGGCGGACGGTGCCGTCGTCGTGCGTGTGGCTGTAGACCTTGGGCCACAGCGTGCGCCGGTTCCAGTCATCGATCGACTCGAGGAGCTGGGGCTTCTCGTCGATCTTGTGCGGGCGGTCGTAGAACGTCCGCACCGAGAAGACCTGCTGGTCTCCCTCGCCACGGAACATGAAGTACGTACGGAACTGCTCCCACGGCGCCGCGAGGTCACCCTCGTCGTCGACGACGTACTTCAGCTCCATCTGGTCCAGGAGCTGCTTCACGAGGTCCTGATCCGGGACGACGGGGCCCGCTGGTCCGCCGCTCTGCGGCTCTGGCTCGGGCTGGCCCCCGAAGTTCGGAATCGAGGACGGGTCGATGGACATACTTGGACACTCCTGTGCTCGTCTGGCTCGTCCGGCCATAGCTGAGACCAGACGTACACCGCCACCCTCTCTCTCTTGCCCCATGACCGGCAACCGCCCCAGGGAAAGGCCTCCCGAATGTGGCCGAATGAGCCCTGGTCCTGCGGTCTGCTCCTGCGATCTGCGCTCAGAACAGGCCGAGCTTGAGCATGAGGGCTTGGTCGACGTCCATCAGCTCGTCGGCATCGAGAGAGGCATTGAAGTGGCCGAGTCGCTCGGGCGTGACCGAGTGGATCTGGTCGGTCAGGACGCGTGTCGACTTCCCGTCGAGTTCGATCTCCGGGCGGTACCCAGCAGGGCCGGCACTCGCCGACGTGAGCGCGACCGTGACCGTGCTCGTTGAGAAGCGGTCGGACTGGATGACGACCGCGCAACGCCGCCCCTGCTGCTCGTGGCCGCGCGCATCGGGCGCGGCCTTGATCTCGTAGATCGCCCCCCGGAAGGTCACTCGGCGACACCCATGTACCGCTGAATGGCGAGCATCTCCGCCTGGTCGTCCGGGTCGTTGGCAAGGCGCTCGGCGTCAGCCTTCGCCTGCACGATCAGTTTCGCCCTGTACGCGCGCAGAAGCGCATGCCGCACGGCCTCCCTACGGGAGCCGTACTCCTCCACCAGTGCGCTCAGCGCTGTCTCCATGGCCTCGTCCGTGCGGACGTTCAGAGTGCCCATGGAGACAGCGTATTGCGCCGTATTACGCCGTATTACAACGTCTTGCCCGTCACCGGCCCCACGATCAGGCCATCCCCGAACGAGTCCACCCGTACCGTGTCGCCGTCCTTGATCTCCCCCGCGAGGATCTCCTTGGCCAGGCGGTCGCCGATGGCGGTCTGGACGAGGCGGCGGAGGGGGCGGGCACCGTAGGCCGGGTCCATGCCCTCGTCCGCGAGCCACGTCAGGGCCTCGTCGGTGACCTCCAGGGTGAGGCGGCGTTCGGCGAGGCGCTTGGTGAGGCGGTCGATCTGGAGCCTGGCGATGCGTTCCAGTTCGGGCTTCGTCAGGGCCGAGAAGACGACCAGGTCGTCCAGGCGGTTCAGGAACTCCGGCTTGAAGGAGGCGCGGACCACCTCGAGGACCTGCTCCTTCTTCTCCGCCTCGCTGGTGATGGGGTCGACCAGGAACTGGCTGCCCAGGTTCGAGGTGAGGATCAGGATCGTGTTGCGGAAGTCGACCGTGCGGCCCTGTCCGTCCGTGAGGCGTCCGTCGTCCAGCACCTGGAGCAGGATGTCGAAGACCTCCGCGTGCGCCTTCTCGACCTCGTCGAGGAGCACGACGCTGTACGGGCGACGGCGCACCGCCTCCGTCAGCTGGCCGCCCTCCTCGTAGCCGACATAGCCGGGCGGGGCGCCGACCAGCCGCGCCACGCTGTGCTTCTCGCTGTACTCCGACATGTCGATCCGGACCATCGCCCGCTCGTCGTCGAAGAGGAAGTCCGCG carries:
- a CDS encoding YbjN domain-containing protein, with amino-acid sequence MSIDPSSIPNFGGQPEPEPQSGGPAGPVVPDQDLVKQLLDQMELKYVVDDEGDLAAPWEQFRTYFMFRGEGDQQVFSVRTFYDRPHKIDEKPQLLESIDDWNRRTLWPKVYSHTHDDGTVRLIGEAQMLIGTGVSLEHFVSSTVSWVRAAIEFDKWLVEQLGLEQEVNDAEKPDDDAE
- a CDS encoding type II toxin-antitoxin system PemK/MazF family toxin; translated protein: MTFRGAIYEIKAAPDARGHEQQGRRCAVVIQSDRFSTSTVTVALTSASAGPAGYRPEIELDGKSTRVLTDQIHSVTPERLGHFNASLDADELMDVDQALMLKLGLF
- a CDS encoding pyridoxal phosphate-dependent aminotransferase, translated to MAAMTSTARPLLNRRLAEFGTTIFAEMSALALSTGSINLGQGFPDTDGPEEIREAAVRALRDGRGNQYPPGPGIPELRTAIAAHQERRYGLTYDPDTDVLVTAGATEAIAAALLALLEPGDEVIALEPYYDSYAACIAMAGGTRVPVTLRPHEGSFRLDLDELRDAVTDRTRLLLINTPHNPTGTVLTREELTAIAALAVERDLLVVTDEVYEHLVFDEAEHIPLATLPGMRDRTVTIGSAGKSFSFTGWKVGWVTASRELVSAVRSAKQFLTYVASGPFQYAVAEALRLPGTYFEEFRADMRAKRDLLAGGLEQAGFKVFRPAGTYFITTDIRPLGESDGFAFCRALPERCGVVAIPNAVFYDHREQGAPFVRFAFCKRTTVLEEAAARLKTLTA